A genomic stretch from Lathyrus oleraceus cultivar Zhongwan6 chromosome 2, CAAS_Psat_ZW6_1.0, whole genome shotgun sequence includes:
- the LOC127120129 gene encoding 3-dehydroquinate synthase, chloroplastic, giving the protein MASTSTQLSLSPSLKQPIHLSSLQNPNFLHPHSLFSHPTNHFPKISSLSTPLRSPICANSSQLMDPFSAKTQPGTPTTVNVDLGDRSYPIYIGSGLLNKPELLQRHVHGKKVLIVTNTTVAPLYLDKVVEALTSGNPNVSVESVILPDGEQYKDMDTLMKVFDKAIESRLDRRCTFVALGGGVIGDMCGFAAAAFLRGVNFIQIPTTVMAQVDSSVGGKTGINHPLGKNLIGAFYQPQCVLIDTDTLNTLPERELASGFAEVIKYGLIRDAEFFEWQEKNMQALMARDPNALAYAIKRSCENKAEVVSLDEREGGIRATLNLGHTFGHAIETSVGYGKWLHGEAVAAGTVMAVDMSYRLGWIDDSIVKRVNDILKQAKLPIVPPEIVTVDMFKSVMAVDKKVADGLLRLILLKGSLGSCVFTGDYDRKALDDTLHAFCKS; this is encoded by the exons ATGGCTTCCACATCCACCCAATTATCTCTATCCCCATCCCTCAAACAACCAATTCACCTCTCCTCTCTTCAAAATCCTAACTTTCTTCACCCCCACTCCTTATTCTCCCACCCCACCAACCATTTCCCAAAAATTTCATCTCTTTCTACACCTCTTAGGTCACCTATATGCGCTAATTCATCTCAACTCATGGACCCCTTTTCAGCAAAAACCCAACCCGGAACTCCCACCACTGTCAACGTTGATTTGGGTGATCGGAGCTACCCCATTTATATCGGATCCGGTTTGCTCAATAAACCCGAGCTTCTCCAGAG GCATGTCCATGGAAAGAAGGTCCTTATTGTCACTAACACTACAGTTGCACCTTTGTATCTAGACAAGGTTGTTGAGGCTTTAACAAGTGGAAACCCAAATGTTTCTGTTGAAAGTGTCATTTTACCTGATGGTGAGCAGTACAAGGACATG GATACTCTTATGAAAGTGTTTGACAAGGCCATTGAGTCTCGATTGGACCGGCGGTGTACTTTTGTTGCTCTTGGAGGTGGTGTGATTGGTGACATGTGTGGCTTTGCTGCCGCTGCGTTCCTAAGGGGTGTTAATTTTATTCAGATTCCAACCACTGTTATGGCACAG GTTGATTCTTCAGTTGGTGGCAAAACTGGGATAAATCATCCCCTTGGGAAGAATCTGATCGGTGCTTTTTACCAACCTCAATGTGTGCTTATAGACACGGACACATTAAATACATTACCAGAGAGGGAACTAGCATCAGGATTTGCAGAGGTTATAAAGTATGGGCTCATTAGGGATGCAGAATTTTTTGAGTGGCAAGAGAAAAATATGCAGGCTTTGATGGCTAG AGATCCTAATGCCCTGGCATATGCTATAAAGCGGTCGTGTGAAAACAAGGCAGAGGTTGTGTCCTTGGATGAGAGAGAAGGTGGAATCAGAGCAACATTGAACTTGGGTCATACATTTGGCCAT GCAATAGAAACTAGCGTTGGCTATGGGAAGTGGCTTCATGGAGAGGCCGTTGCTGCTGGCACG GTAATGGCTGTTGACATGTCATATCGCCTAGGATGGATTGATGATTCTATTGTGAAGCGAGTCAATGACATTTTGAAACAGGCTAAGTTACCTATTGTGCCTCCCGAAATTGTGACTGTGGACATGTTTAAATCTGTAATGGCG GTTGATAAGAAGGTAGCAGATGGACTGCTGAGACTTATCCTTCTAAAGGGTTCTCTAGGAAGTTGCGTTTTCACAGGGGATTATGACAGGAAGGCTCTAGATGACACACTTCATGCGTTCTGTAAATCTTGA